A single genomic interval of Burkholderia sp. HI2500 harbors:
- a CDS encoding response regulator has translation MIRVILADDHAVMRDGLRYILETAGGFEIVGEASDGSATLALVERGAADVLLLDLSMPAPTGIELIRLVKRHAPSLRTLVLTMHAEAQYAARAFKAGATGYLTKDSATAELVEAVGKVAAGGVYVSPSAAESLALTLRTPAAALPHERLSARELDVMRRIVAGQTVTQIATELALSAKTVSTYKTRILEKMELPHEAALVRYAVRHELDPGGDA, from the coding sequence ATGATCAGGGTAATTCTGGCTGACGATCACGCAGTCATGCGGGACGGACTGCGTTACATCCTGGAAACGGCCGGCGGTTTCGAAATCGTCGGCGAGGCGAGCGACGGCTCGGCCACGCTTGCGCTGGTCGAGCGCGGTGCCGCCGACGTGCTGCTGCTCGACCTGTCGATGCCCGCGCCGACCGGCATCGAGCTGATCCGGCTGGTGAAACGCCACGCGCCGTCGCTGCGCACGCTGGTGCTGACGATGCATGCGGAGGCGCAGTACGCGGCGCGCGCGTTCAAGGCCGGCGCGACCGGCTACCTGACGAAGGACAGCGCGACCGCCGAGCTCGTCGAGGCGGTCGGCAAGGTGGCCGCGGGCGGCGTCTACGTGAGCCCGTCGGCGGCCGAGAGCCTCGCGCTCACGCTGCGCACGCCGGCCGCCGCGCTGCCGCACGAACGGCTGTCCGCGCGCGAGCTCGACGTGATGCGCCGCATCGTCGCCGGCCAGACCGTCACGCAGATCGCGACCGAACTCGCGCTCAGCGCAAAGACGGTCAGCACCTACAAGACCCGGATCCTCGAGAAGATGGAGCTGCCGCACGAAGCCGCGCTGGTCCGCTACGCGGTGCGCCACGAACTCGACCCCGGCGGCGACGCATGA
- a CDS encoding sensor histidine kinase → MTAAFRFPPSSRPSPADDDDPDASRLFMSSLPPGRRERRLALATVLISAVIFAALAPFAGRPLAPGWAFIPVYQSAIVVNDMVTAGLLLGQYAILRQRPLLVLAGGYLFTGFMAGTHMLTFPGLFAPTGLLGGGDQTTAWLYLFWHGGFPLAVATYALLRAKSRAPGPIPAPQRRAAIPVVLCIAAAVGATVALALLATAGHDLLPRIMNGNRMAATMTNAITIVWGLNLVALMLMWRRRRRHSVLDLWVMTVLVAWLFDIALSSMLNHGRYDLGFYAGRAYGLVASGVVLFAMLFENGRLHAQTVRALAGARYQHLLVAQKSAQLNDANERLEQRVAARTAQLSASNRDLRREVEDRVRAERALQASREELREIAAISASAREAEQRRIARELHDELAQTLATLKNDLEWLIDRVPQDDAQLARKIAAMHALARGAVAATRRIASDLRPLMLDDLGFAAAMQWLVEDFRHRHGIECTLHVEPPELQLDEPYATAVFRIAQEALANVARHAAASHATVELVHASNAIELTIRDDGAGFDPGVPRKSGSFGLVGLRERAYLVGGTLRIATTLGEGTTVEVEIPLAPAQVTVAHGGVGAPRG, encoded by the coding sequence ATGACCGCCGCCTTCCGCTTCCCGCCCTCATCCCGGCCCTCGCCCGCGGACGACGACGACCCGGACGCGTCGCGCCTGTTCATGTCGTCGCTGCCGCCGGGCCGGCGCGAGCGGCGGCTCGCGCTCGCGACCGTCCTCATCTCCGCCGTGATCTTCGCCGCGCTTGCACCGTTCGCGGGCAGGCCGCTTGCGCCGGGCTGGGCGTTCATTCCCGTGTACCAGTCGGCGATCGTCGTCAACGACATGGTGACCGCCGGCCTGCTGCTCGGCCAGTACGCGATCCTGCGCCAGCGGCCGCTGCTCGTGCTCGCGGGCGGCTACCTGTTCACGGGTTTCATGGCCGGCACCCACATGCTGACCTTTCCCGGACTGTTCGCACCGACCGGCCTGCTCGGCGGCGGCGACCAGACCACCGCCTGGCTATACCTGTTCTGGCACGGCGGCTTTCCGCTGGCGGTCGCCACTTACGCGCTGCTGCGCGCGAAGTCGCGTGCGCCGGGCCCGATTCCGGCCCCGCAGCGCCGCGCGGCGATTCCCGTCGTGCTGTGCATCGCGGCCGCGGTCGGCGCGACGGTCGCGCTCGCGCTGCTCGCGACGGCCGGCCACGACCTGCTGCCGCGCATCATGAACGGCAACCGGATGGCCGCGACGATGACGAACGCGATCACGATCGTCTGGGGGCTGAACCTGGTCGCGCTGATGCTGATGTGGCGGCGGCGGCGGCGCCATTCCGTGCTCGACCTGTGGGTGATGACGGTGCTCGTCGCGTGGCTGTTCGACATCGCGCTGTCGTCGATGCTGAATCACGGGCGCTACGACCTCGGCTTCTACGCGGGGCGCGCGTACGGCCTCGTCGCGTCCGGCGTCGTGCTGTTCGCGATGCTGTTCGAGAACGGCCGGCTGCATGCGCAGACGGTGCGCGCGCTGGCCGGCGCGCGCTACCAGCATCTGCTCGTCGCGCAGAAGAGCGCGCAGCTGAACGACGCGAACGAACGGCTCGAACAACGCGTCGCCGCGCGCACCGCGCAACTGAGCGCGTCCAACCGCGACCTGCGACGCGAAGTCGAGGACCGCGTGCGTGCCGAGCGGGCGCTGCAGGCGTCGCGCGAGGAGCTGCGCGAGATCGCCGCGATCAGCGCGAGCGCACGCGAAGCCGAGCAGCGCCGCATCGCACGCGAGCTGCACGACGAACTCGCGCAGACGCTCGCGACGCTGAAGAACGATCTCGAATGGCTGATCGACCGCGTGCCGCAGGACGATGCGCAGCTGGCGCGCAAGATCGCGGCGATGCACGCGCTGGCGCGCGGCGCGGTGGCCGCGACGCGCCGCATCGCGTCGGACCTGCGCCCGCTGATGCTCGACGATCTCGGCTTCGCCGCGGCGATGCAGTGGCTCGTGGAGGATTTCCGGCACCGTCACGGTATCGAGTGCACGCTGCACGTCGAGCCTCCCGAGCTGCAGCTCGACGAGCCTTACGCGACGGCGGTGTTTCGCATCGCGCAGGAAGCGCTCGCGAACGTCGCGCGGCACGCGGCCGCGTCGCATGCGACAGTCGAACTCGTGCATGCGAGCAACGCGATCGAGCTGACGATTCGCGACGACGGCGCGGGGTTCGATCCCGGCGTGCCGCGCAAGTCGGGATCGTTCGGGCTGGTCGGGTTACGCGAGCGCGCGTATCTCGTCGGCGGCACGCTGCGGATCGCGACGACGCTCGGCGAAGGGACGACGGTCGAGGTGGAGATTCCGCTGGCGCCTGCGCAGGTGACGGTCGCGCATGGTGGGGTTGGGGCGCCGCGGGGGTAG
- a CDS encoding MFS transporter: MNATETLDPASAEEQRIMSKMARRLLPILVVMFLIAFIDRQNVGFAKLQMVHSLGMTEAAFGLASSLFFIGYLLFEVPSTLALHRYGARVWLARIMLTWGLITVLMGFTTSMPAFCGLRFVLGIAEAGFYPGVIYYLTLWFPQSYRAKVLGIFTLGSALANMLGSLVGGVLLSLNGVWGLAGWQWVFVATGIPAVIVAVVVFRVLPASVRDARFLDDREKQIVEAALEREKPAKAEHGQPWKALLDPRVMLFAATYMLMSTSLYGATYWLPTLVKSFGVSSSMNGFLSMLPWALAVLLLLWLPAKLRRAKSILRTIAIVAALGALGFLLSLVLPSTPLRFIALVLGGACIPLLYPCFWSMPPRYFTGARAAASVAAINSIGNLGGFFSQNLMPFAGKVTGTAFGPMIVPIVCLALLGIGALVAWTRSERGMVAARA, from the coding sequence GTGAACGCCACCGAAACCCTGGACCCCGCGTCCGCCGAAGAGCAGCGCATCATGTCGAAGATGGCGCGGCGCCTGCTGCCCATCCTCGTCGTGATGTTCCTGATCGCGTTCATCGACCGGCAGAACGTCGGCTTCGCGAAGCTGCAGATGGTGCACAGCCTCGGGATGACGGAGGCCGCGTTCGGGCTCGCGTCGTCGCTGTTCTTCATCGGCTACCTGCTGTTCGAGGTGCCGAGCACGCTCGCGCTGCATCGCTACGGCGCACGCGTGTGGCTCGCGCGGATCATGCTGACGTGGGGGCTCATCACCGTGCTGATGGGCTTCACGACGTCGATGCCCGCATTCTGCGGGCTGCGCTTCGTGCTCGGTATCGCCGAGGCCGGCTTCTATCCGGGCGTGATCTACTACCTGACGCTGTGGTTCCCGCAGAGCTACCGCGCGAAGGTGCTCGGCATCTTCACGCTCGGCAGCGCGCTCGCGAACATGCTCGGCTCGCTGGTCGGCGGCGTGCTGCTGAGCCTGAACGGCGTGTGGGGGCTGGCGGGCTGGCAGTGGGTGTTCGTGGCGACGGGCATCCCGGCGGTGATCGTCGCGGTCGTCGTGTTCCGCGTGCTGCCCGCGTCGGTGCGCGACGCACGTTTCCTCGACGACCGCGAGAAGCAGATCGTCGAGGCCGCGCTCGAACGCGAGAAGCCGGCGAAGGCCGAGCATGGGCAGCCGTGGAAGGCGCTGCTCGATCCGCGCGTGATGCTGTTCGCGGCGACCTACATGCTGATGTCGACGTCGCTGTACGGCGCCACGTACTGGCTGCCGACGCTCGTGAAATCGTTCGGCGTGTCGAGCAGCATGAACGGCTTCCTGAGCATGCTGCCGTGGGCGCTCGCGGTGCTGCTGCTGTTGTGGCTGCCGGCGAAGCTGCGCCGCGCGAAGAGCATCCTGCGCACGATCGCGATCGTCGCGGCGCTCGGTGCGCTCGGCTTCCTGCTGAGCCTCGTGCTGCCGTCGACGCCGCTGCGCTTCATCGCGCTGGTGCTCGGTGGCGCATGCATCCCGCTGCTGTATCCGTGCTTCTGGTCGATGCCGCCGCGTTACTTCACCGGCGCGCGGGCGGCGGCGAGCGTCGCGGCGATCAACTCGATCGGCAACCTCGGCGGCTTCTTCAGCCAGAACCTGATGCCGTTTGCCGGCAAGGTGACGGGCACCGCGTTCGGCCCGATGATCGTGCCGATCGTGTGTCTCGCACTGCTCGGGATCGGCGCGCTGGTCGCGTGGACGCGCTCGGAGCGGGGGATGGTGGCGGCGCGCGCGTGA
- a CDS encoding ABC transporter substrate-binding protein codes for MTTSPRRRALIAAGLGVLAAPALVRAKPRTVRISKGYGVLYLPLLVMEKQRLFERHAARHGVRDVAVDWVLLDGGNSVNDAMMAGTLDFAGAGAPGFIELWARARGIPNVEVIGISGLSTTSLSLNANRPGLVSLRDFTPADRIAVPGIRTSLSAVVLQMVASRQLGPTHFAQLDSITVNLPHPQAMQALIRRENGVTAHFTSPPFSTLELRQPGIHRVVNSVDVLGPLTLDVVFAPKRLADTEPALASAFLGALDEANRLIAQDPRAAAALYAASSGVGVSHDDVIRMLAAPDTRFSVLPNQLMDYVEFLYLAGTIKAKPRAWHEMFAPMLDDYRSG; via the coding sequence ATGACGACGTCGCCGCGCCGCCGCGCGTTGATCGCCGCCGGCCTCGGCGTGCTCGCCGCGCCTGCGCTCGTGCGCGCGAAGCCGCGCACAGTGCGGATTTCCAAAGGCTATGGCGTGCTGTACCTGCCGCTGCTCGTGATGGAGAAGCAGCGGCTGTTCGAGCGGCACGCGGCGCGCCACGGTGTGCGCGACGTCGCGGTCGACTGGGTGCTGCTCGACGGCGGCAATTCCGTCAACGACGCGATGATGGCCGGCACGCTCGATTTCGCCGGCGCCGGCGCACCGGGTTTCATCGAGCTGTGGGCGCGGGCGCGCGGCATTCCGAACGTCGAGGTGATCGGCATCAGCGGGCTGTCGACCACGTCGCTGTCGCTGAACGCGAACCGGCCGGGGCTCGTGTCGCTGCGCGACTTCACGCCGGCCGACCGGATCGCGGTGCCGGGCATCCGCACGTCGTTGTCGGCGGTGGTGCTGCAGATGGTCGCGAGCCGGCAGCTCGGCCCGACGCATTTCGCGCAGCTCGATTCGATCACCGTGAACCTGCCGCATCCGCAGGCGATGCAGGCGCTGATCCGCCGCGAGAACGGCGTCACCGCGCACTTCACGTCGCCGCCGTTCTCGACGCTCGAGCTGCGGCAGCCGGGTATCCACCGCGTCGTGAATTCGGTCGACGTGCTCGGCCCGCTGACGCTCGACGTCGTGTTCGCACCGAAGCGGCTCGCCGATACGGAGCCGGCGCTGGCCAGCGCGTTTCTCGGCGCGCTCGACGAAGCGAACCGCCTGATCGCGCAGGACCCGCGCGCGGCGGCCGCGCTCTATGCGGCGTCGTCGGGTGTCGGCGTGTCGCACGACGACGTGATCCGGATGCTCGCCGCGCCGGACACGCGCTTCTCGGTGCTGCCGAACCAGCTGATGGACTACGTCGAATTCCTGTACCTCGCCGGCACGATCAAGGCGAAGCCGCGGGCGTGGCACGAGATGTTCGCGCCGATGCTCGACGACTATCGATCGGGTTGA
- a CDS encoding response regulator transcription factor, whose protein sequence is MRILVVEDDAEIGAAIRSRLARLGHAVDLETDGATAHGLLRVERFDLVVLDANLPGMDGFTVLRHLRASGSTTPVLLVTARSAIDDRVSGLGLGADDYLVKPFDYRELDARVQALLRRNSGHANDVLTLGGLVIDRSSRLAELDGQPLSLSRQEFALLEILASRPQRIFSKDELLNQLFSFGNEPTTNAVEQYVTRVRKKLQGSSVEIRTARGMGYQIAAH, encoded by the coding sequence ATGCGCATTCTCGTCGTGGAGGACGATGCCGAAATCGGCGCGGCGATCCGCAGCCGCCTGGCGCGGCTTGGCCACGCCGTCGATCTCGAAACCGACGGCGCGACCGCGCACGGGCTGCTGCGCGTCGAGCGCTTCGACCTCGTCGTGCTCGACGCGAACCTGCCCGGCATGGACGGCTTCACGGTGCTGCGCCACCTGCGCGCATCGGGCAGCACGACGCCCGTGCTGCTCGTCACCGCGCGCTCGGCGATCGACGACCGCGTAAGCGGCCTCGGCCTCGGCGCCGACGACTACCTGGTGAAGCCGTTCGACTACCGCGAGCTCGATGCGCGCGTGCAGGCGCTCCTGCGCCGCAACAGCGGCCACGCGAACGACGTGCTGACGCTCGGCGGCCTCGTGATCGACCGCAGCAGCCGTCTCGCGGAACTCGACGGCCAGCCGCTGTCGCTGTCGCGCCAGGAATTCGCGCTGCTCGAGATCCTTGCCAGCCGCCCGCAGCGGATCTTCTCGAAGGACGAACTGCTGAACCAGCTGTTCAGCTTCGGCAACGAGCCGACCACGAACGCGGTCGAGCAATACGTGACCCGCGTGCGCAAGAAGCTGCAGGGCAGCTCGGTCGAGATCCGCACCGCGCGCGGGATGGGGTATCAGATTGCGGCGCACTGA
- a CDS encoding sensor histidine kinase, with protein sequence MRRTDWFPKTLFGRTLLFIALVVATGALALAAIARYYAGVAAERAYDQLLAGASIQVAENLYVQGGVLALNPPVAALSTLSRYDLVYYKVVDSRGIVVAGYNDLASPATLAAAKQGPAFANGLYQGHRIRTATIARYMPEESTPGWALVTVAQTTNARQQLTNDMSIKVWTLILLMSVLAIGASGLAIRRGLRPLAQIGTIIASRDPADLRPVAVDTPSEIDAIIGSINGLIHRLAERINAMQRFIADAAHQMRTPLARLDAQIELLDGEADPARHAARLDALRATSSDVGRLTGQLLNHAMVIHRTEAVPLQPVELVALAKDVLGRAIPLAGERDVAVAFASDAPLAWIDGDAISLQEALSNVLHNALLHGHADDIVVSVATQGNADDAVTLTVTDNGRGIPREHWDAALQPFVRIAPDGSERRTGSGLGLAIVQEVMKAHGGRVGFAFPEAGGFAVVLTFPRAAGSGEKKA encoded by the coding sequence TTGCGGCGCACTGACTGGTTCCCGAAGACGCTGTTCGGGCGCACGCTGCTCTTCATCGCGCTCGTCGTCGCGACCGGCGCGCTCGCGCTCGCGGCGATCGCCCGCTACTACGCGGGCGTCGCGGCCGAACGCGCGTACGACCAGTTGCTTGCGGGCGCATCGATCCAGGTCGCGGAAAACCTCTACGTGCAGGGCGGCGTGCTCGCGCTGAATCCGCCGGTGGCCGCGCTGTCGACGCTGTCGCGCTACGACCTCGTCTACTACAAGGTGGTCGATTCGCGCGGCATCGTCGTGGCCGGCTACAACGATCTCGCGAGCCCCGCGACGCTCGCCGCCGCGAAACAGGGCCCCGCGTTCGCGAACGGCCTGTACCAGGGGCACCGGATCCGCACCGCGACCATCGCGCGCTACATGCCCGAGGAAAGCACGCCGGGCTGGGCGCTCGTGACGGTCGCGCAAACCACCAACGCGCGCCAGCAGCTCACGAACGACATGAGCATCAAGGTGTGGACGCTGATCCTGCTGATGAGCGTGCTCGCGATCGGCGCGAGCGGCCTCGCGATCCGGCGAGGCCTGCGTCCGCTCGCGCAGATCGGCACGATCATCGCCTCGCGCGACCCGGCCGACCTGCGGCCAGTGGCCGTCGACACGCCGAGCGAGATCGACGCGATCATCGGGTCGATCAACGGGCTGATCCACCGTCTCGCCGAGCGGATCAACGCGATGCAGCGCTTCATCGCCGATGCCGCGCATCAGATGCGCACGCCGCTCGCGCGACTCGACGCGCAGATCGAGCTGCTCGACGGCGAAGCCGATCCCGCGCGTCACGCAGCGCGGCTCGATGCGCTGCGTGCGACCTCGTCGGACGTCGGCCGGCTCACCGGCCAGCTGCTCAATCATGCGATGGTGATTCATCGCACCGAGGCCGTGCCGCTGCAACCGGTCGAACTTGTCGCGCTCGCGAAGGACGTGCTCGGCCGCGCGATTCCGCTCGCGGGCGAGCGCGATGTCGCCGTCGCGTTCGCGAGCGACGCGCCGCTCGCGTGGATCGACGGCGACGCGATCAGCCTGCAGGAAGCGCTGTCGAACGTGCTGCACAACGCGCTGCTGCACGGTCATGCGGACGACATCGTCGTCTCGGTCGCGACGCAGGGCAACGCGGACGATGCGGTGACGCTGACCGTCACCGACAACGGCCGCGGGATTCCGCGCGAGCACTGGGATGCCGCGCTGCAACCGTTCGTGCGGATCGCACCGGACGGCAGCGAGCGGCGCACGGGGTCGGGCCTCGGGCTCGCGATCGTGCAGGAAGTGATGAAGGCGCACGGCGGGCGTGTCGGGTTTGCATTTCCCGAGGCGGGCGGGTTTGCGGTGGTGCTGACGTTTCCGCGCGCGGCGGGAAGCGGCGAAAAGAAGGCATGA
- a CDS encoding ABC transporter ATP-binding protein, producing the protein MTALSSGPDTTMTDALLKLKHLDTFYGPVQVHFDVNFEVGRGQIVSLLGGNASGKSTTMKLILGLMRPRRGVVRFDGDDVTALATPQRVRRGIAAVPEARRLFGDMSVRENLLMGAYTRGDRAAVAEDYERVLDLFPRVRERLTQRAGTLSGGEQQMLAMARALMARPKLICMDEPTMGLSPLYVDKVLELIDAINRQGVTVFMVEQNASLALEIAHYGYVLQTGRVVLEGAAKALLDDERVRDAYLGGEAVAA; encoded by the coding sequence ATGACGGCCCTTTCTTCCGGACCCGACACGACCATGACCGACGCGCTGCTGAAACTCAAACACCTGGACACGTTCTACGGGCCGGTGCAGGTGCATTTCGACGTGAACTTCGAAGTGGGCCGCGGGCAGATCGTCAGCCTGCTCGGCGGCAACGCGAGCGGCAAGTCGACGACGATGAAGCTGATCCTCGGGCTGATGCGGCCGCGCCGCGGCGTCGTGCGCTTCGACGGCGACGACGTGACGGCGCTCGCCACGCCGCAGCGCGTGCGGCGCGGGATCGCGGCCGTGCCCGAGGCGCGGCGGCTGTTCGGCGACATGAGCGTGCGCGAGAACCTGCTGATGGGCGCGTACACGCGTGGCGACCGTGCGGCGGTGGCGGAGGACTACGAGCGCGTGCTCGACCTGTTTCCGCGTGTGCGCGAGCGGCTGACGCAGCGCGCGGGCACGCTGTCGGGCGGCGAGCAGCAGATGCTCGCGATGGCGCGCGCGCTGATGGCGCGGCCGAAGCTGATCTGCATGGACGAGCCGACGATGGGGCTGTCGCCGCTCTACGTCGACAAAGTGCTCGAACTGATCGACGCGATCAACCGGCAGGGCGTGACCGTGTTCATGGTCGAGCAGAACGCGAGCCTCGCGCTGGAGATCGCGCACTACGGGTATGTGCTGCAGACGGGGCGCGTCGTGCTCGAAGGGGCCGCGAAGGCGCTGCTCGACGACGAGCGTGTGCGCGATGCGTATCTCGGCGGGGAGGCGGTGGCGGCGTAG
- a CDS encoding ABC transporter ATP-binding protein, with the protein MTNHQPLLDVQGLTRRFDGVTALDGASLSLAEGELLSVIGPNGAGKSTLFNLIAGADRPDAGRVTFDGRDITGTAPERLATLGIARTFQHGRVFGNLSVLDNVLIGAHARLRAARPGWPALGAAAEVLRALVRPASVRREEAALRDEARAIVAGFGERLTPRIDHPAHSLSYANRRRVEIGRALALHPRLLLLDEPTAGMNETETAEMLQLIQSLKARGLTILLIEHKLELVMRVSDRVMVLDNGVKIAEGAPRDVRHDPRVIEAYLGRRHAGGAPADRTAQAAA; encoded by the coding sequence ATGACCAACCATCAACCCCTGCTCGACGTGCAGGGTCTGACGCGCCGCTTCGACGGCGTGACCGCGCTCGACGGCGCGAGCCTGTCACTCGCCGAAGGCGAACTGCTGAGCGTGATCGGGCCGAACGGCGCGGGCAAGTCGACGCTGTTCAACCTGATCGCGGGCGCCGACCGGCCCGATGCCGGCCGCGTGACGTTCGACGGCCGCGACATCACGGGCACCGCGCCCGAACGCCTCGCGACGCTCGGCATCGCGCGCACGTTCCAGCACGGCCGCGTGTTCGGCAACCTGAGCGTGCTCGACAACGTGCTGATCGGTGCGCATGCGCGGCTGCGCGCGGCCCGGCCGGGCTGGCCCGCGCTGGGTGCCGCGGCCGAGGTGCTGCGCGCGCTCGTGCGGCCCGCATCGGTGCGGCGCGAGGAAGCCGCGCTGCGCGACGAGGCACGCGCGATCGTCGCCGGGTTCGGCGAGCGGTTGACGCCGCGCATCGATCATCCGGCGCACAGCCTGTCGTATGCGAACCGACGGCGCGTGGAGATCGGCCGCGCGCTCGCGCTGCATCCGCGCCTGCTGCTGCTTGACGAGCCGACGGCCGGGATGAACGAGACGGAGACGGCCGAGATGCTGCAACTGATCCAGTCGCTGAAGGCGCGCGGCCTGACGATCCTGCTGATCGAGCACAAGCTCGAACTCGTGATGCGCGTATCCGACCGCGTGATGGTGCTCGACAACGGCGTGAAGATCGCCGAAGGCGCGCCGCGCGACGTGCGGCACGATCCACGCGTGATCGAGGCGTACCTCGGCCGCCGGCATGCGGGCGGCGCGCCGGCCGACCGCACGGCACAGGCGGCCGCATGA
- a CDS encoding ABC transporter permease gives MASWLDYTLNGLIVGNIYALLAVGLALIFGVSHLINFAHGSVYMVGAFIGWLCLTRFGLPLPVALAAVVVGCGTLGIAIERIGLRPLRHAARIAPLLATIGISFILDQLAQLAFGADPRAVPTPLPDWHVRIAGATLGSLDLLIAGIGIAAAALLYGFLRFTRLGWAVRATAQDRDAALQMGVDVDRVNQTVFAIACALGGVSGLLVGMYYNSIDPAMGFQATLKGVVALLIGGLGNVPGAIAGSLLLGLVESYGVALFGTSYRDLFAFGLLIVFLVWRPNGLFSANRALPPEPMTGTFLAAAKAVRVPRPVLVALIVAAAVLPWLGASPYVLQTLTNAWLYGLLALSLTLVAGTVGQISLGHAALLVIGAYASALLSSDLGWSPAVTIPCAGVITAVLGTLLVYPAFRLRGHYVSIATLGIGEVVSLVILNWDGLTRGPLGITGIAPLPWATTARAAYWFTFAVLVVFALVQVRLLRSHLGRTLRAVREDDVAARAHGIAPNRYKAIAFAVGGVAAGVSGGIAAHLYSYINHQTFDSQVSILALTMVILGGLGNVLGGIAGAIALIGLPELFRWAADYRMLIYGLVLLLLVRFRPQGLLGTV, from the coding sequence ATGGCTTCCTGGCTCGACTACACGCTCAACGGCCTCATCGTCGGCAACATCTACGCGCTGCTCGCGGTCGGGCTCGCGCTGATTTTCGGCGTGTCGCACCTGATCAACTTCGCGCACGGCTCGGTCTACATGGTCGGCGCGTTCATCGGCTGGCTGTGCCTGACGCGCTTCGGGCTGCCGCTGCCGGTCGCACTGGCGGCGGTCGTCGTCGGCTGCGGCACGCTCGGCATCGCGATCGAGCGGATCGGGCTGCGGCCGCTGCGTCACGCGGCACGCATCGCACCGCTGCTCGCGACGATCGGCATCAGCTTCATCCTCGACCAGCTCGCGCAGCTCGCGTTCGGCGCCGACCCGCGCGCGGTGCCGACGCCGCTGCCCGACTGGCACGTGCGGATCGCCGGCGCGACGCTGGGCTCGCTCGACCTGCTGATCGCGGGCATCGGTATCGCGGCGGCCGCGCTGTTGTACGGCTTCCTGCGCTTCACACGGCTCGGCTGGGCCGTGCGCGCGACCGCGCAGGATCGCGACGCGGCGCTGCAGATGGGTGTCGACGTCGACCGCGTGAACCAGACCGTGTTCGCGATCGCGTGCGCGCTCGGCGGCGTGAGCGGGCTGCTGGTCGGCATGTACTACAACAGCATCGATCCGGCGATGGGCTTCCAGGCCACGCTGAAGGGCGTGGTCGCGCTACTGATCGGCGGGCTCGGCAACGTGCCGGGCGCGATCGCGGGCAGCCTGCTGCTCGGTCTCGTCGAAAGCTACGGCGTCGCGCTGTTCGGCACCAGCTATCGCGACCTGTTCGCGTTCGGGCTGCTGATCGTGTTCCTCGTGTGGCGGCCGAACGGGCTGTTCAGCGCGAACCGCGCGCTGCCGCCCGAGCCGATGACGGGCACCTTCCTCGCGGCCGCGAAGGCCGTGCGCGTGCCGCGTCCGGTACTCGTCGCGCTGATCGTGGCGGCGGCCGTGCTGCCGTGGCTCGGCGCGTCGCCGTACGTGCTGCAGACGCTGACCAACGCGTGGCTGTACGGGCTGCTCGCGTTGAGTCTCACGCTGGTGGCGGGCACGGTCGGGCAGATCTCGCTTGGCCACGCGGCGCTGCTCGTGATCGGCGCGTATGCGTCGGCGCTGCTGTCGTCGGATCTCGGCTGGTCGCCGGCCGTGACGATTCCGTGCGCGGGCGTGATCACCGCCGTGCTCGGCACGCTGCTCGTGTATCCGGCGTTCCGGCTGCGCGGGCACTACGTGTCGATCGCGACGCTCGGCATCGGCGAAGTGGTGAGCCTCGTGATCCTGAACTGGGACGGCCTCACGCGCGGCCCGCTCGGCATCACCGGCATCGCGCCGCTGCCGTGGGCGACGACCGCGCGTGCCGCGTACTGGTTCACGTTCGCGGTGCTCGTCGTGTTCGCGCTCGTGCAGGTGCGGCTGCTGCGCTCGCATCTCGGCCGCACGCTGCGCGCGGTGCGCGAGGACGACGTCGCCGCGCGTGCGCACGGCATCGCACCGAACCGCTACAAGGCAATCGCGTTCGCGGTCGGCGGCGTTGCGGCCGGCGTGAGCGGCGGGATCGCCGCGCACCTGTACAGCTACATCAATCACCAGACCTTCGATTCGCAGGTGTCGATCCTCGCGCTGACGATGGTGATCCTCGGCGGGCTCGGCAACGTGCTCGGCGGCATCGCCGGTGCGATCGCGCTGATCGGGCTGCCCGAGCTGTTCCGCTGGGCGGCCGACTACCGGATGCTGATCTACGGCCTCGTGCTGTTGCTGCTCGTCCGGTTCCGGCCGCAGGGCCTGCTCGGCACGGTGTGA